One Bacteroidales bacterium DNA window includes the following coding sequences:
- a CDS encoding macro domain-containing protein translates to LADCYRNALNIAEEKGIDSVAFPAISTGAFGYPFDAATDVALETIRKMIPDLEQVKVIRFVLFSGRDYWIYDKKLKELEK, encoded by the coding sequence TCCTGGCCGACTGTTACCGGAATGCCCTGAACATTGCCGAAGAGAAAGGGATCGATTCGGTTGCCTTTCCGGCCATCTCAACAGGGGCCTTTGGCTATCCCTTTGATGCAGCTACCGACGTAGCCCTCGAGACAATCAGGAAAATGATTCCCGATCTTGAGCAGGTAAAAGTGATCCGCTTCGTCTTATTCAGTGGTCGGGATTACTGGATTTATGATAAAAAACTGAAGGAACTGGAGAAATGA
- a CDS encoding FMN-binding protein — MRLKRIALFVLALLNIGVVAGQDSIDYQDRSLLRNLAKNNVHKDLQHLPVPEAVSDQYSYHGKFFKSHHSENVSQVKYIYVGRVNSCRAGGCSSPGMGSSAGKSEYFDYFILFNVEKEVELVRVFNYQATHGYEVTARGWLRQFEGYDGSKNLEVNKNIDGITGATISVEAITRDVEKVNDILRAMD, encoded by the coding sequence ATGAGACTAAAGAGAATCGCTTTATTCGTATTAGCCCTGTTAAATATTGGGGTAGTAGCCGGCCAGGACAGTATTGATTATCAAGACAGGTCTTTACTCAGAAACTTAGCAAAAAACAATGTTCATAAAGATTTACAGCATTTACCTGTTCCTGAAGCCGTGTCGGACCAATACTCTTACCACGGGAAATTCTTTAAGTCTCATCACTCCGAAAACGTAAGCCAGGTTAAATACATCTATGTGGGCCGGGTGAACAGCTGCCGTGCCGGTGGCTGTTCCTCGCCCGGCATGGGTTCTTCTGCCGGCAAATCCGAATATTTTGACTATTTTATCCTATTCAATGTGGAAAAAGAAGTAGAACTTGTTCGTGTTTTCAATTATCAGGCCACCCATGGATATGAGGTTACTGCAAGAGGATGGCTCAGGCAGTTTGAAGGATACGATGGTTCTAAGAACCTGGAAGTAAACAAAAATATTGATGGCATTACAGGGGCAACGATCTCTGTGGAGGCAATTACGAGAGATGTGGAAAAGGTCAATGATATTTTAAGAGCTATGGATTAG